The Williamsia sp. DF01-3 genome has a window encoding:
- a CDS encoding copper resistance protein CopC, with protein sequence MDRVTRRVMTWATVALLVLTLGCTGAAAAGPYPVVVSTTPANGATIDVAPSEVAVTFSKDIGPDVFFLTVDGPGILQHPSGSVTRSGRTMSRPFVTSPVSSPQAPADRYEVRYKAVLTGGDPISGSFSFLSRRPGPASWDPSTSAGPGLRLSQASSDEADTSSERLPWVVASVATSVLAVAVAAYLLVARRRNR encoded by the coding sequence ATGGATCGCGTGACCAGGCGTGTCATGACATGGGCAACTGTCGCGCTACTTGTGTTGACGCTCGGCTGTACCGGAGCGGCAGCCGCGGGCCCGTACCCCGTGGTGGTGTCGACGACGCCTGCCAACGGCGCCACGATCGACGTCGCCCCCTCAGAGGTGGCGGTTACTTTTTCCAAGGACATTGGCCCAGATGTCTTCTTTCTGACGGTCGATGGGCCCGGCATCCTGCAGCACCCCAGTGGCTCGGTCACCCGATCCGGCCGGACAATGAGCCGCCCGTTCGTGACATCACCCGTGTCGTCACCGCAAGCACCGGCAGACCGCTACGAAGTGCGCTACAAAGCCGTTCTGACCGGTGGGGACCCCATTTCCGGCAGCTTCTCCTTTCTCTCACGACGGCCTGGGCCGGCGTCATGGGATCCATCAACGTCCGCGGGCCCGGGATTGAGACTCTCGCAGGCGTCATCTGATGAGGCCGACACATCCTCAGAACGATTGCCGTGGGTGGTTGCGTCCGTGGCGACTTCAGTCCTCGCTGTTGCCGTTGCCGCATACCTACTTGTCGCCCGCCGTCGCAACCGTTGA
- a CDS encoding SMI1/KNR4 family protein, with protein MSVTEEWSALLEVLEHAPSMSLSFRPAPAKSEVERAESLTAAVWPDQLREFHTCHGGQSADDFGVLLPMSELFGLERMLEEHRMMVEISQQWIEHDPESYSPNGAADLAGTEAGVFLSAYIPVGGADGWLFFCDTRPGPNNGCIRWWGKYEADPAGLSWPSIADMIRAVRVSIAGDSALIEFPGSAGWWPTNFDGNLTWNPGGPPDSEEAIPTDSP; from the coding sequence ATGTCGGTTACCGAAGAATGGTCCGCCCTCCTAGAAGTGCTTGAGCACGCACCGTCAATGTCGCTGTCCTTTCGTCCTGCGCCGGCGAAAAGCGAAGTGGAGCGGGCCGAATCGTTGACCGCTGCGGTGTGGCCCGACCAATTGCGCGAGTTTCACACGTGTCACGGCGGACAGAGCGCGGATGACTTCGGCGTGCTGCTGCCGATGTCCGAGTTGTTCGGACTCGAGCGAATGCTTGAAGAGCACCGAATGATGGTCGAGATCAGCCAACAGTGGATCGAGCATGATCCGGAGTCCTATTCGCCGAACGGTGCCGCAGACCTGGCCGGAACCGAGGCTGGTGTGTTCCTGTCGGCATACATCCCCGTCGGCGGGGCAGACGGATGGCTGTTCTTCTGCGATACCCGGCCAGGACCGAACAACGGGTGCATTCGTTGGTGGGGCAAGTATGAAGCCGACCCCGCCGGGCTCAGTTGGCCCTCGATCGCGGACATGATTCGAGCGGTACGCGTCAGCATCGCCGGCGACTCGGCGTTGATCGAGTTTCCCGGCTCGGCCGGGTGGTGGCCAACCAACTTTGACGGCAACTTAACCTGGAACCCTGGCGGTCCACCCGATTCGGAAGAAGCTATCCCCACCGACAGCCCTTGA
- a CDS encoding IS3 family transposase (programmed frameshift), with amino-acid sequence MAGRKRHSAEQIVRKLRQGDELEAAGKTSEEIAAELEVSVATLFNWRRQYGGMDTDAAKELKELREQNSRLKRLLADAELEKDALREVAKGKILSPAAKRRAVDMLVETLGVSKRLACKAVGLARSTYSRTPIAQTTADPDAELRGWLRTYATKHPLHGFRRAWAALRFDEHREVNKKKVHRLWKEEGLQVRIHHPRKRAGQSSVPFVDADAPKVVWALDFQFDSTIDGKAVKIASMIDEHTRLSVLNIVERSITSDRLVVELGKAFALWGGPPQVLRMDNGPEFISHALQQFCDKKVGISYIPPGTPWNNGHIESFNNRLRKECLNRNHWTNLLEARVVIEDFKDDHNHRHRHSSLGYRTPAEYAAQCTHRHHPVECEID; translated from the exons ATGGCTGGACGGAAACGGCACTCCGCGGAGCAGATCGTGCGCAAGTTGCGCCAGGGCGACGAGCTGGAGGCGGCCGGAAAGACCTCTGAGGAGATCGCTGCCGAACTCGAGGTGTCGGTGGCAACGCTGTTCAACTGGCGCCGCCAGTACGGCGGTATGGACACCGACGCGGCCAAGGAGCTCAAAGAGCTCCGCGAGCAGAACAGCCGACTCAAACGTCTGCTCGCCGACGCCGAGCTCGAGAAGGACGCGCTGCGTGAGGTGGCCA AAGGGAAAATTCTGAGCCCAGCTGCCAAACGCCGCGCCGTCGACATGCTCGTGGAAACACTGGGCGTGTCGAAGCGGTTGGCGTGCAAAGCTGTTGGGCTTGCCCGCTCTACCTACAGTCGTACCCCGATCGCGCAAACCACAGCCGACCCGGACGCCGAACTGCGTGGCTGGTTGCGCACATACGCCACCAAACACCCGCTGCACGGGTTCCGGCGGGCCTGGGCGGCGTTGCGCTTCGACGAGCACCGTGAGGTGAACAAGAAGAAAGTGCACCGCCTCTGGAAGGAAGAAGGCCTGCAGGTCCGCATCCACCATCCCCGCAAACGGGCCGGCCAATCCTCGGTTCCATTCGTGGACGCAGATGCACCGAAGGTGGTGTGGGCACTGGACTTTCAGTTCGATTCCACCATCGACGGCAAAGCGGTCAAGATCGCGTCGATGATCGACGAACACACCCGACTGTCGGTCCTGAACATCGTCGAGCGATCGATCACGAGCGACCGGTTGGTCGTCGAGCTGGGCAAAGCGTTCGCGCTGTGGGGTGGGCCGCCGCAAGTGCTGCGAATGGACAACGGACCGGAGTTCATTTCCCATGCGCTGCAACAGTTCTGCGACAAGAAGGTAGGTATCTCTTACATCCCTCCGGGCACGCCGTGGAACAACGGGCACATCGAATCGTTCAACAATCGCCTACGGAAGGAATGCCTGAACCGCAACCACTGGACCAACCTGCTCGAGGCACGCGTGGTCATCGAAGACTTCAAAGACGACCATAACCACCGACACCGGCACTCATCGCTCGGCTACCGAACACCGGCCGAGTATGCTGCCCAATGCACCCACCGGCATCATCCCGTGGAATGCGAGATCGACTAA
- a CDS encoding IS256 family transposase, with amino-acid sequence MTTLDDVTKKKSTPPSAEEAAAAELVRLAKEQGLSLTGPDGLLKQFTKTVLETALNEEMTEHLGHDKNQANPDRASTNIRNGTRPKTVLTESTGQVPIEVPRDREGTFEPQIVKKRQRRLNGVDEIVLSLYAKGLTTGEISAHFAEIYGASVSKETISRITDKVIEEMQDWSARPLDEVYAAIFIDAIVVKIRDGQVANRPIYAAIGVSLDGRRDVLGLWAGTGGEGAKFWMSVLTGIRNRGTKDVFFLVCDGLKGLPEVVEHVWPATTVQTCVVHLIRNTFRLSARQHWDALKRELKPIYTAPSEAAARAAFDDLAENWGKRYPAIIRLWDNAWEEFIPFLDYDTEIRRVICSTNAIESLNARYRRAVKARGHFPSEQAALKCLYLVTRSLDPTGKGQARWITRWKPALNAFAITFADRWPGSETY; translated from the coding sequence ATGACGACACTGGATGATGTGACGAAGAAGAAATCGACACCACCGTCGGCCGAGGAGGCGGCGGCAGCGGAGCTCGTGCGCTTGGCGAAAGAGCAGGGCCTGTCGCTGACAGGCCCGGACGGGCTGCTCAAGCAGTTCACCAAAACAGTCCTGGAAACGGCGTTGAACGAAGAGATGACTGAGCATCTCGGGCACGACAAAAACCAAGCCAACCCGGATCGGGCATCAACGAATATCCGCAACGGCACTCGACCGAAAACAGTGCTGACCGAGTCCACCGGGCAGGTCCCGATCGAAGTCCCCCGAGACCGCGAAGGGACGTTCGAACCGCAGATCGTCAAGAAGCGGCAGCGTCGGCTCAACGGCGTTGATGAGATCGTTTTATCGTTGTACGCCAAAGGGTTAACGACTGGGGAGATCAGCGCGCACTTCGCTGAAATCTACGGTGCATCGGTCTCGAAGGAGACGATTTCTCGGATCACCGACAAGGTGATCGAGGAGATGCAGGATTGGTCTGCACGTCCGCTCGATGAGGTGTACGCCGCGATCTTCATCGATGCCATCGTGGTCAAGATCCGCGACGGCCAGGTCGCGAACAGGCCGATCTACGCGGCCATCGGGGTGAGCCTGGACGGGCGCCGCGACGTGCTTGGTTTGTGGGCCGGCACGGGCGGCGAGGGCGCCAAGTTCTGGATGAGCGTGCTCACTGGCATCCGTAACCGTGGCACCAAAGACGTTTTCTTTCTCGTCTGCGACGGTCTCAAGGGCCTGCCGGAGGTTGTCGAGCATGTGTGGCCGGCCACCACGGTCCAGACCTGTGTGGTGCACCTGATCCGCAACACCTTTCGGCTCTCGGCACGTCAGCACTGGGACGCACTCAAGCGGGAACTGAAGCCGATCTACACCGCGCCGAGTGAGGCAGCGGCGCGGGCTGCTTTCGACGACCTTGCCGAGAACTGGGGCAAGCGGTATCCGGCGATCATCCGGCTATGGGACAACGCGTGGGAGGAGTTCATCCCGTTCCTTGACTATGACACGGAGATACGTCGAGTCATATGCTCTACCAATGCTATTGAGTCGCTGAATGCGCGCTACCGGAGGGCGGTCAAAGCTCGCGGCCATTTCCCGAGCGAGCAAGCCGCGCTCAAGTGTTTGTACCTGGTGACCCGTTCGCTGGACCCGACCGGCAAAGGTCAGGCACGATGGATCACACGGTGGAAGCCCGCACTCAACGCCTTCGCGATCACCTTCGCGGACCGTTGGCCTGGATCAGAAACCTACTGA
- a CDS encoding benzoate/H(+) symporter BenE family transporter, whose protein sequence is MIAGVVTALVGFTSSFAVVLTGLRAVGASSEQAASGLFALCLVMSIGIAFLSLRYRMPITLAWSTPGAALLAGTAAPDGGFAAAIGAFVLVGVMVVATGLWPRLGSFVQAIPVSIAQAMLAGIVLPLCLEPVRAFADEPLAIAPVVVVWLVLTRYAKRWAVPAAFATAAAVIAVVLMTSDKSVSADSLIPRLQFVQPEWTWQAAVGIAIPLYIVTMASQNLPGTAVMASFGYKIPWRAAMLTTGIGTAVAAPAGAHAANLAAISAALSAAPSADPDPRRRWIAAATGSPMYLILGVGSAAITALVAVAPAGLVETVAGLALLDTLAVALATSLRDENSRTAAVLTFVVAAAGFSVLGIGSAFWALVAGLVVYGTLRPPTEVTSPEATTS, encoded by the coding sequence ATGATCGCCGGTGTCGTCACCGCACTTGTCGGTTTCACCAGCTCGTTTGCCGTGGTGCTCACCGGATTGCGCGCGGTCGGTGCGTCTTCCGAGCAAGCCGCCTCTGGGTTGTTCGCACTGTGCCTGGTGATGTCGATCGGGATCGCGTTCTTGTCCCTGCGATATCGGATGCCGATCACGCTCGCATGGTCGACGCCCGGAGCTGCACTGCTCGCCGGCACGGCAGCCCCGGATGGAGGCTTCGCTGCGGCGATCGGGGCCTTCGTCCTCGTCGGGGTGATGGTGGTGGCGACCGGCCTGTGGCCGCGGCTCGGCTCGTTTGTACAGGCGATTCCGGTGTCCATTGCCCAAGCGATGCTCGCGGGCATCGTGCTGCCCCTGTGCCTGGAGCCCGTGCGCGCGTTCGCCGACGAACCCCTGGCGATCGCGCCCGTGGTGGTGGTGTGGCTGGTGCTCACGCGGTACGCCAAGCGTTGGGCCGTGCCGGCCGCGTTTGCGACGGCCGCGGCGGTGATCGCAGTTGTCTTGATGACCTCCGACAAGTCGGTGTCGGCCGACTCCCTCATCCCACGATTGCAGTTCGTGCAGCCCGAATGGACGTGGCAGGCAGCCGTCGGCATCGCGATACCGCTCTACATCGTCACCATGGCCTCCCAGAATCTCCCGGGCACGGCGGTGATGGCCAGCTTCGGCTACAAGATTCCCTGGCGCGCGGCAATGCTCACGACAGGCATCGGTACCGCTGTCGCCGCACCAGCAGGCGCGCACGCAGCCAATCTTGCGGCGATCAGCGCCGCTTTGTCCGCCGCACCGAGCGCAGATCCCGATCCCCGCCGGCGCTGGATCGCCGCCGCCACCGGCAGCCCGATGTACCTGATTCTCGGCGTCGGCTCCGCGGCCATCACGGCGCTGGTCGCCGTGGCACCTGCCGGATTGGTGGAAACCGTTGCCGGACTGGCGCTCCTGGACACCCTGGCCGTCGCATTGGCGACCAGTCTCCGGGACGAGAACTCGCGAACAGCGGCAGTACTGACGTTTGTGGTTGCGGCCGCGGGCTTTTCGGTCCTGGGTATCGGCTCGGCATTCTGGGCACTTGTCGCAGGACTAGTGGTCTACGGCACGTTGCGACCCCCGACCGAGGTGACGTCGCCCGAGGCCACTACATCGTGA
- a CDS encoding DNA-formamidopyrimidine glycosylase family protein, with amino-acid sequence MPEGDTVHQAAGRLHRALAGKVLTRCDVRVPRYATVDLSGRTVDEVIARGKHLLIRVGDRTVHSHLKMEGRWDIYAKGARWRRPGFKARIILETEKVQAVGFELGKLEILRRDHEDEAVGHLGPDLLGPDWNAQTAVDNLAADLKRPIGLALLDQRNLAGIGNVFRVEMCFLRRVHPAVPTGEAGDLAEWVDLAKQLLEYNRTRANRVTNVDRNGERFWVYGRAGRSCRRCGTTIERGDLGGSTDLDRVIYWCPTCQPPP; translated from the coding sequence ATGCCCGAAGGTGACACCGTCCATCAGGCAGCCGGCCGGCTGCATCGCGCACTTGCCGGAAAAGTGTTGACGCGCTGCGATGTTCGGGTGCCGCGGTACGCAACCGTGGATCTCAGTGGCAGAACGGTGGATGAAGTGATCGCCCGCGGCAAACATCTGCTCATCCGTGTCGGTGACCGCACCGTACATTCACATCTGAAGATGGAGGGTCGCTGGGACATCTACGCCAAAGGTGCGCGCTGGCGCCGGCCCGGGTTCAAGGCGCGGATCATCCTCGAGACCGAGAAGGTGCAGGCCGTCGGTTTCGAACTGGGCAAACTGGAGATCTTGCGGCGCGATCACGAGGACGAGGCGGTTGGCCACCTGGGCCCCGACCTGCTGGGGCCCGATTGGAATGCGCAAACGGCCGTCGACAACCTGGCCGCCGACCTCAAGCGGCCGATTGGGCTGGCGCTGCTCGATCAGCGCAACCTGGCCGGCATCGGCAACGTCTTTCGCGTGGAGATGTGCTTTCTCAGGCGGGTACATCCGGCGGTTCCCACGGGCGAAGCAGGTGACTTGGCCGAGTGGGTCGACCTGGCCAAACAGCTACTCGAATACAACCGCACGCGGGCCAACCGGGTCACCAACGTCGATCGGAACGGCGAGCGATTCTGGGTCTACGGGCGCGCCGGCCGATCCTGCCGTCGCTGCGGCACCACGATCGAACGGGGAGATCTCG
- a CDS encoding DUF2716 domain-containing protein has protein sequence METMMRRTLDFGTPLPDGWRELTSSEDTAYWATFTDKFGELRPGVNPESWPAVVESVPSVTFDLDVSEPATWATQMDAVNAEALRCFVTKFTDDTDWIVLNWRHPGYALDVGVHALTPDTEWRVPVHPDGDYYIFTRPDLSEGTFGHPWEQTLCVFGPRLVGSLGQTLATWLPIKRRDGKPPA, from the coding sequence ATGGAGACCATGATGCGTCGGACACTTGACTTCGGCACTCCACTGCCAGACGGCTGGAGGGAACTTACCAGTAGCGAAGACACCGCATACTGGGCGACCTTCACTGACAAGTTCGGCGAGTTGAGGCCAGGAGTAAACCCGGAAAGCTGGCCGGCGGTAGTCGAGTCGGTCCCATCGGTGACTTTCGATCTCGATGTTAGTGAGCCAGCGACTTGGGCAACGCAAATGGACGCGGTGAACGCCGAAGCTCTCCGGTGCTTCGTCACCAAGTTCACGGACGACACGGACTGGATCGTTCTGAACTGGCGACACCCAGGATATGCACTCGATGTCGGCGTCCACGCGCTCACGCCTGACACTGAGTGGAGGGTGCCTGTTCATCCGGACGGGGACTACTACATTTTCACACGGCCGGATCTCAGTGAAGGTACGTTCGGACATCCCTGGGAGCAGACGCTGTGTGTATTCGGACCAAGGCTGGTTGGAAGCTTGGGCCAAACGCTGGCAACGTGGCTTCCGATTAAGCGCCGCGACGGCAAACCGCCCGCTTAG